The following proteins are encoded in a genomic region of Cryptomeria japonica chromosome 11, Sugi_1.0, whole genome shotgun sequence:
- the LOC131026663 gene encoding tubulin beta chain, translating into MREILHVQGGQCGNQIGAKFWEVICDEHGIDPTGRYRGNESDSNLQLERINVYYNEASCGRFVPRAVLMDLEPGTMDSVRSGPYGQIFRPDNFVFGQSGAGNNWAKGHYTEGAELIDSVLDVVRKEAENCDCLQGFQVCHSLGGGTGSGMGTLLISKIREEYPDRMMLTFSVFPSPKVSDTVVEPYNATLSVHQLVENADECMVLDNEALYDICFRTLKLTTPSFGDLNHLISATMSGVTCCLRFPGQLNSDLRKLAVNLIPFPRLHFFMVGFAPLTSRGSQQYIALTVPELTQQMWDAKNMMCAADPRHGRYLTASAMFRGKMSTKEVDEQMINVQNKNSSYFVEWIPNNVKSSVCDIPPTGLKMASTFVGNSTSIQEMFRRVSEQFTAMFRRKAFLHWYTGEGMDEMEFTEAESNMNDLVSEYQQYQDATADEDAYEEEEEEGVAHENM; encoded by the exons ATGAGGGAAATTTTGCATGTTCAAGGTGGGCAATGTGGAAACCAGATCGGCGCCAAGTTctgggaagtgatatgtgatgagCATGGTATTGATCCGACTGGGCGATACAGGGGAAATGAGAGTGACAGTAATCTTCAGTTGGAGAGGATAAATGTGTACTATAATGAGGCCAGTTGTGGGCGCTTTGTTCCCCGGGCTGTGCTCATGGATTTGGAGCCCGGAACCATGGATAGTGTACGTTCTGGACCATATGGGCAGATCTTTAGGCCTGATAACTTCGTATTTGGGCAATCTGGGGCTGGAAATAACTGGGCTAAGGGACATTATACTGAGGGCGCTGAGCTTATTGATTCGGTTCTGGATGTTGTCAGAAAGGAGGCTGAGAATTGTGATTGTTTGCAAG GGTTTCAAGTGTGCCACTCATTAGGAGGAGGTACGGGATCTGGAATGGGCACCCTGCTGATTTCGAAGATCCGGGAGGAATACCCAGATAGAATGATGTTGACATTTTCTGTGTTTCCCTCGCCCAAGGTTTCTGATACAGTTGTGGAGCCCTATAATGCTACGTTATCAGTCCATCAATTGGTGGAGAATGCAGATGAGTGCATGGTTTTGGACAATGAGGCGCTGTATGATATCTGCTTCAGGACACTCAAGCTGACTACACCCAGTT TTGGTGATTTGAACCACTTGATATCTGCAACCATGAGTGGAGTTACATGCTGTTTGAGGTTCCCTGGTCAGCTCAACTCAGATCTCCGGAAGCTTGCTGTTAACCTTATTCCTTTTCCACGTCTACACTTCTTCATGGTGGGGTTTGCTCCCCTAACCTCCCGCGGCTCCCAGCAGTACATAGCCTTGACAGTCCCGGAGCTCACACAGCAGATGTGGGATGCAAAAAACATGATGTGTGCTGCTGATCCACGACATGGCAGGTACCTTACGGCCTCTGCCATGTTCAGAGGAAAGATGAGCACCAAGGAAGTAGATGAACAGATGATCAATGTGCAGAACAAGAACTCTTCATACTTTGTGGAGTGGATCCCCAACAATGTGAAGTCCAGTGTGTGTGATATCCCTCCTACAGGACTGAAAATGGCTTCCACCTTTGTTGGGAACTCCACTTCCATTCAGGAGATGTTCAGGAGGGTCAGTGAGCAGTTCACTGCAATGTTCAGGAGAAAGGCTTTCTTGCATTGGTACACTGGTGAGGGCATGGATGAGATGGAGTTTACTGAGGCAGAGAGCAACATGAATGATCTGGTTTCTGAGTATCAACAGTACCAAGATGCAACTGCGGATGAGGATGCttatgaagaagaggaagaggaggggGTTGCACATGAAAATATGTGA